The window ATCAGACCCTTTAGGACAATGAAAAAATGTCGATACCAAAATCAGAATATGAACATATTGCACGTCCTTTAAGGCAACACAGATCGACTAATATTACTATTGTTAATGCCCAAGGAATAACTGTGAGTTCCAGAGTCACGGAATGTCCCATATCGGCGCGTTTTATGgaacatttttccttttaagcAACAAAAATGTTTGTGCTAGCCAGAAAACAAGTGATCTAGAACAGTTTAATGAGCAGATATGAAATGTTTGGACACATTAATCACTCTCTGCATGGAGTGGACAGATGAACAGTCGCAAGATGGCTCTTATGGTACCGTACTAGCACAACTGACGATTTGGAATCGCAGATGGATGGACAGTAGGAAAAACCAGTTTAGGATATTCTGGAAGTTTTAATATATGAATTCATTCGAGACGAGAAGAACTAGAAGCTAGGAAATGATGTCATGCAAGGTTGTGCACTAAACGTTATCGTATATATTAGTACGACTAGACATGAACAATAGGAAACCGTTATTCAGTAGAGTGACCTCATTCAATAGATCTTGCCAAGCTTGGTCCATGGAGGTGGCGAAAGGGTGCTTTGCCCGAGATTCGGCATCCCCGAGCTGGTTCCCTGGCTCCTGTGAGTTGGGCCTCCCTCCCATCAGCATGAACAGTATCCCTCCCTCCGCAATCTCCTCCTTCCTGCACTTCAAGAAGTTGTCCAGGTCCTCCTCAGACTGCCTCGAATAGGCCTCCACGACCTCCTCTTTCGCCCCATCGATCCACGCCCTCCCTTTGTTCCAAGTCCGTGAGCCCTTGTCTAGCACCTCTCCCGGTATCTGCCTCGAAACAAGACTTCACACATGAGGAACAGTGCGGAATCGGGAAGTTCATTACCATTTCGAATTTCTCATGCACAACAATGTCAGCAACAACAGGACTGGCTATGGTGATTGGTGGTCGAGTTGACTGAAGGTATTTTCCCAGAAATACACCAAAGTTGCAGACTTTCTTCGCATAAcgaaaaaattcaattttcgcAGTAGTTCTAGAGGAAACAAGTCGAGTTCTTTTGTGAAGTACTCAATAAGGATAAAGAAGATAAATTCATTCGGAACTTCTCATCGTGTTAAGGAGTGGGGGATTTTGTATTGTGTACTTGTAATGGCTTAAGACGGTACAAAATTTCAATGGAATAGTGCATGCAAATGAAACAGAAGTTCTTATTTATCACCTGAGAGAGCCAGTGCAAGGCACTCAAGCTAACAGCCACATGGAGCTTCCCTCCGGGAAAGAGCCGCCGATAGAATGTCCCCGGAACACCTGCAACGAAGTACCTTCTCGGCTTTTTCTCATTGGAATCCATGCCGGACAAGGACCTGAACAGGGAGTTGAAATCGTTCGATGGGAGATCAGAGAAGAATGCCTCAAATTCGGGCTCGAACCCTAGCTCCCCGATGTACCTCTCCCTCAGGCTCTCCACCACCATTCCAACAGTGGCCAAGGTGTTATACCCGGTCGCACAGCCCAAGTCCACCACTCTTATTGAACATGAATGACTACCTTCATCTTCTCTTGCAAAAAGCCTCATGGATCGAATGGCTGCTAGGAGAATGGGCTTGCAAAGGGTGATGGCAGAGGCGGGAGCCTCCGAGTTCTTCGCATAGCTCCCATCGTGGTTCCCCCCTTGCATACAGAGGAATCGATGGAGTCCCCCGGTCCACTTATCAGACTCAGCACAACTCTCACCGGAAGAAGACCGTGCCATCATCTCTGACAAGTCCTGATTCCTGAACGTTCGAGAGCTTACCAGTCATGTGCTATCACCGAAACGCTATCCCAAGGTAAATATATACGAGGAAAGGAATTGATGACATGGTGCTGGACCCCCCCTGGATGCATATATATGGCAGCTGACAGAAGAGAGTTGTCAATGATTAGTGACAAATGAGTTGCACAGGAGAAACTAATCATTCATGGCCAGCACTCAGAAATACATCTGACCAAtctaatcttcttcttctccgtCGTTTAAGCTTTCGGTATCGACCAAGAGATTTGTATGAGTGAGCTGagctgctttttttttttttttttttcagttacaaggGAGACCCATGGGCTTAGtgtattgaaaaaaaatcctaaatatctaataaagggacacgAGTAGTCCCACTAAATATCAAAACCTTTTGATCACCAAGCGATAGGTGCACCACTGTGCTATTTCCTCTCTTGAAGCTGAGCTGCCTTTTTCATCACTTTGGCGGTGCAAGAGAGCTCAGAGGCTTCTCTCTCTGACATATATAGTGCAGAGAAAGAAGGTTTCTCTGGTCATCCTTTGTTTCCATTTATGGCCATTTCTACTGTCAACTTGCATCCCCTTTTCACTACTCACAGTAATTAACAGCAAAAAAAGCGACAGTTGCCGAAGTGCGCTCCATGTGAATTTTGGCACCGAGTGTATATAAGTTTTAGTCTATTGAACGTAGACATCTCGTGATTccatcagaaaagaaaaaaaaaaggtgataaatacatgcttgtaaataaaaataacaatgaGATATtacccttcttcttttttttcctgttcCGCATCTAGTATAATTTTCCCAAATACTGGCTACTGAAAATGATGGAATGTAAAGCAAgctcctctctcttctctctccccCGTGATTATGATTTTCTACAAGAACCCATGTCAGAAAAACAACCACATCACGGGATCCAGACGGAGTCGGCACAGCACCATCGTTGTCAGgtagatacagaagatcttatatggtgattttattttattcctcTTGGCCTGCCCGTTGAACCGGTTCTTCTATTTGAAAGTTGAATTGAGCGCCGAGGACAATTATAGTACACAAACAGAGTGGAATTCTTGGCCTAAAAGCTGGGCAACAGTATGGCTTTTGTAATTGGTATAAGCATGGATTGAAACGTGAGGAGGAAAGAAGCAGTCCTGAATATCCATCACTTTTGAAAGTAAAAGTGTTGTCACATTCCATATGGATGTAGGTCCGAATGGCGCGCGCAAGCATCACTCACAGAACTGTGGGCTCGCCTTCCTGAATTTATGCTCTCCGTTTCCACTATTGGATCGGAGAAGCACTCAGGTCATGGTTTTGATCGATTCCGGCCACGTTATTTCTAGAAGTAAAAGAGTAGGGTTAATCGAGCCCCAAAATAGTCAGGGTCATTCTCGGTGGTCATTTACTGAGCATCTTAACTCCGCTTTGTAAATTCCTTATGAAAGTTGAAGAGCGTCCACGTTTAGACCATAGTGGAAAACAGTAGCGAACTATGATTCTGATGAGTTCATAATCACAAATtattatagaaaaaagaagattcttttttcctagatatatatatatatatattttatttttttttgctctgaCAAAAACACGGAGTTAAGAAAATCGGACTCAGCGCCGGCCCCTACCTATAATTAGTTCTGCAAATATGCCTCGTCAACTTTTCGATGTGTCATAGAAAATGAAAGGAGAGAGGTGTGGGGGGGCCATGAGAATCCCACTACTGTATCAGCACATCTCCTGTGTAGGGCTAGCTGTTGCTGACCTGTTTGCAGCACTACAGTTTCAGGTAAAGGTAGCTCACCCCTTTTCCCATCGGTCCTCGTGAAAAGCCGAGGCTTTATAGTATCATTGACCCGACTCCGAGCTAATTAATCACCATTACCTGCTCGGAAAACAATGCTCCGGATCACTTGCACTGCACTAGCTAGGTACAAGTGGGTCCCACAATGAGCGGGACGGGGCAGAGATCGGTTCTGTGCGTAGCCATCAGTGTGTCATGGTCCTATATTTCCTACGGTTTCAGGCATCGAGTAAGATTCGACTGAGTGGGGAGAGACAATTCCTAATGAGTGGTTCCTATCACCAGTTGGGCTCACACGCTCAGTGACCCACCCCTCCTTTCCTGCAAACTGTGACTGTTGGAAAAGCTTTGTCATCTCATCTCTTATTAGTCTCAGCCCAAACCTCCATCCGTTTCCATGTTCTGTGCAGTGGGCTCCTCGTCTTTCCGTTTCATCTCATGGAAGGCCTTGAGGCCCCCGCACCATCCTAAAATGATGAACAGAAGCACTGAAAATTACACCGATGTACCTTCTCCTTCAATTTCCGGCACAGACTGGTTCACAAATTCTTGGATCTCAGAACTAAAAACTGTCTCTGCATGTAAAATATTCAGTTAGGCACGTTCAGATCGACATGAGTTCATCCAGCACTTCGCACTGCGATGACGCAGCGTCCAGTGACACCAGCCGAACACTGGTACGCAGAGGATGCGTGTGAGCCAGGTGTTTTGCTGTACTAGAGTGTCCATGAGCTGTTCTCTTACATCTATCATATAGAATCACGTGGTCGAAACGGATCAGATGGGGCCCACCCGACCCAAGCGGGACCAGAAACAACTCGTGCTTTTTCCTGAACGCGCATGTTGAATTCTTGGGTTTGTACAACAAcctcaaagcagtaaatccAAGGAGCCCCTAGCGGAAACACGAAGATCTTGTTATTATGTAAGAATCTGCTGCATGTGAATGAGAATTCATGTTTCAAACACTCCCTGCACAACCTTTGTAGATTTAAAGCCGTAGCAGTCAATTATTTTTGTCTTGGAGAAGAGGGGAGAGAACGATTAGAGAGGACTCACCATTAAGAATCTTGGAATTAGGCATCGAATCTAGACTGCCTAGTACCCACGTGACTGCGAACCGGCTTATTAGATTTTTGTATGATGAACTACTAAAAGCCTGATACTTTCATTTTAAGCTTCACCGTTTTTGGAAATCCACCGTACGACCGGCTGGATCGGACATCTCCTCATTTTAACTTTTTGTCCCAGCAATTGAAGTGGCCTAATACTTCACGGAGCTGAATCAGTACCGGGAGAATGGCAGACAACTTATCGGAACCACCACCACTACTATGCGAAAGTACAACCACAAATTCAAGTAAAGAAATCGTTGGTGGAGCTTGTCGGGGTCGTAGTACAATGAAAAGCTGAGCACAATGAAAATCCTACAAAAATTTACCCTCCAATTATAGCCAATTCACTTCGAAAGTTGTCATGGACAAATAAATGGGCACCCCAAAGGTAAAAATGTAGAAGCAAAAATCGACCTAGCTGCCCACCTGCAGTTTTCTGCTAAGGAGGACGTTCTCATCATCAGcgttaatatattaatatcatACGATCCCAGAATCATGACATGGATGCCGAGGGCATGATTACCCGAGAATTGAGACCtttttcggtttttttttttttttccttcttcgcTGCAACTGCTTGATGATCTTGAGATATTAGCCCTTGAAGGCATTCCCCTGCAGGGACCAAGTCGAGCTGCTTTCGCTTATACCTCCATCATCCTCCTGCACATCACTGCCACTTCATTCCCACCATTTTTTGGGGAAGAATTTACGATTCCCGATAAAGGAACAGTGTTCATTGGCATCAAATTTCAAGCTGGGGTAATTTTACCCTTTAAAATCGGGTCAGGCTGCGAATTGATGAGGAGCAGGCAGAATTCTTGAAATGGCGGCGGTGGCGGCGGCGgcttttgtcttcttctaaaAGTCAACGTTCTAAAGAAGAGTCGGTCGACCTCAATCGTTGGATTAAGTCGGTGGGACGGAATCTTCTTCTATTCCCCAGATGCCACTTCCCCTTCTTCCGAGATCATCGCTGCATTTTGCAGCTCGGGAATTGGCGCGATTGCTGAGACGCTGCAGCTCCCTGAAGCAGCTGCTCCAAGTTCACTCCTTTATCCTCACCCGGGGCCTCCTCCTTCAAGAGGACGGCGCTCTTCTCGGCGATCTGATCGGAGCCGCTTCGTCTCTGGGTTTCTCCGATTACGCCTATCTGATCTTCACCCACAAGGCATACCCCAGCACTCGCCTCTCTAACGCCATAATCAACTCCCTCTCCCAGGGGGGTTCCCCTCGCGATGCGGTTCTTGAGTTCGGCAGGATCCGGGCTTCTGGCCTCCAGCCCGACTCGTATTCATTCCCCTTTGTGCTGAGGGCCGCCGCTCGGTTACCGGGAATTGAACCGGGCAGACAAGTCCATTGCCAGGCGATTGGAGCTGGGTTTGATTGCGATGTCCATGTCGCGACAGCTCTGGTCCAGTTCTACTCTGCGAGCGGGCGCATCTCCAATGCTAGGAGAGCATTCGATGAAATGTCTAGCTCCGGATTCCTTCCTCTGTGGAATGCAATGATCGCAGGTCTCGTGAGGGCCGGTGAAGCCAACTCTGCAGCCGAGGTATTCGAGACAATGCCTGCGAGGAATGTAATAACTTGGACTACACTCATCGCCGGTTTCTCTCAGCTCAACAGGCCCAAAGAAGCTGTCGAGATCTTTCACAGAATGCAGCTCGAGGGCCCAAAACCTGATGAGATCACGATGTCGGCTCTTCTCTCAGCATGTGCCGAGCTGGGCGCTCTCGAACTTGGAGAGTGGGCCCGCGGCTATATCGGTAGAAGCCGTCTTAACTGGACCATCCCACTCAATAATGCCCTCATAGACATGTACTCGAAGTCAGGAAAAGTTGACGAGGCAGTTCGGGTTTTCGAAGGCATGAAGAGGAAGAATATAATATCTTGGACCACAATGATCGCAGGCCTCTCCCTTAACGGGATGGGGAAGGAAGCTCTAGATATGTTCAACCGAATGCAACAGGATCAAGTTTTGCCGAACGACATCACTTTCATTGCCGTCCTCTCTGGTTGCTGCCACAGTGGGCTGGTCCAAACAGGATTCCAGGTTTTCGAGATAATGCGCAGCAGATACTCGATGGAGCCCAAGATTGAGCACTATGGGTGTATGATCGATCTGCTTGGGCGGGGAGGCCATCTCCGTGAAGCAGAGGATATGCTTAGGAGCATGCCACACAAGGCAAATGCAGCAATTTGGGGGTCTCTCCTTGCCGCTGCCCGGACTCATGGTGATACAGGACTAGCAGAACGGGCCTTGGAGAGGTTGGCGGAGCTAGAGCCCGAGAACAGCGGTAACTTTGCGCTCCTATCGAACTTGTACGCAGGCCTGGGCAGGTGGAAAGACGCTGGAATGGTAAGGAAGGTGCTGAGGGACATGGGAACGAAGAAGAAGCGTGGGTGGAGTTCAATTGAACTCAATGGGGAGGTTTGCGAGTTCATGGCCGAGGACGGATCGCATGTTCAGTCTGGGATCATATACGAGGTTCTGCTCAAGATTAACGGGCAACTGAAGGTGGTTGGAGATGTGAAAGAGGAGGgaaatgataaatttgattGAAGGGTCGATTGTTGGGCCTCAGAGGCTGCAGGTCCCCAAGATAAGCCCCGGACATGCATAGGTTTGAGATCAACACCGGAAAGAATCTGCCAGCAATCAACAAATACTTGTGTGAGAGGTCGCTTCCGCTAAAAATGCGGTTTCGAGGGGGAGCACTTTCAACATTAGGGTGTATCTGTGATGAATGCCGAAGAGATGTACACCGTACATCCTCATATTCTCTTGTTCATCTTCATATGCCGGCCCGAGCAAATGGAATCTATGTGAATTGGAGCTTTCAACCATATCATTATGCTTTCCTGCATATGAGACCATGTTGTCGATAAAATTTGAGAACATGAAAGGCTGTCGGGCCATGCGAGGCAGACAGTGGGCCAAATATCGAGGTTGGTCCTGCCCACTGAACCTcccctttatatatatatatactccaGAAGCTGTGCATAACATGTCCATTGCAGCTAGCCAGAAGATCTGAAGAAGCCGAGAACCTGAAATAATGAAAGAAAACAAGAACAGACATCAATCATACCCACAGGCAGAAGGTGAGTCGACCCCAGAAGTTCATGCACAATATAGAAGAAGGAGACGGTCATTGACAACCGTAAAATGACCAGAGTCATCCTTttgcatatataatttttcattagttGCTTTAATTACTGCACGTTTGCCCGAATTTTCCTTAGATGATACACGACTATATACAAAatgtcaaatatatatatatatatgtatatatatatatttgttggaagaaagaaagaaacattcATTAATACTTTTCTCAGAAACTGTAAAATTAACTCGAAAGCTCTTGAGTAAACTACCATCTCTCAGAGGAAGTAACTCACCTTCGATTAATTTATATGGACCGAGGTCCCCctttttttcaagtaaaaaagTCAATAAATTTTGATTGAGCATTCAAAAATATGGCTTTATCGGATTCTTCAAAGCATAATAATATAGCATAGCAAAATAAAGAGAGCTGGAGGGTTTCAAGGATTCAAATCGCGGTCGCGGCTCACGTAACGGTCGCATCGTAGTCATAACGGTATCGGTCAATCGCAGTACTATGTAATGGCGTCGTGGACAGAAATTTTATTAAGCATTCgcaaatgataaaaaatagaTGTAAAATTACTTATGCATTGCTAATAACATTTACCACATCAAAtacaaaatgataaaatcataCAGGGTACATCAAATAACCTTAATCCTTGGGTCATCTTTCTTCACTCCATATCCAATAATCGCACAATTTCTCCAATTGATTTGCcataaaatgttaaaaatatgTTAGAAATAATCAAGTAACAGGCGTATCGGCTGTTACGGCCAATATTTGGTCTGTTATGGCCGTTACGTAATGCCATTACGGCCGATACAGCCGATACAGACTGAAACTGAAAACCTTGGAGGGTTTAAGATTATTACttgtggagagagagagagacaaaaaATGTGAACTTTATAACCATTCTCACACGGTTGATTTGAGACATCGAGGGTGCTGCTAACTACTGACGACTAAGTTCTTCTTCCTCGTTGCATGCAGTTTCAACTCCTCCTGCGACATATTTGATGCCCACGAGAACCATTGGAACAATTGGAACATCGAGATATGGAAGATCAAGAAACTGATCAAGGACCTTGACGCTGCCCAAGGGAATGGGACCAGCATAATCTCGCTTATTATTCCTCCCGGGGACCAGATCTCCCGTGTCACGAAGATGCTCCAAGATGAGTACGAGACAGCCACAAAGAGCCAGAGTCCAGCGAATCTTCTCGGAGCCATAACTTCCACCCAGCAGAGGCTCGAGCTTTACGGCGAGGTTCCCCCCAATGGCCTCGTCCTCAATGCTGGAACGGTTCTGACCGAGGATGGGATAGAGAAGAACGTGAACATTGATTTTGAGCCTTTTAAGCCCATCAATGCATCGCTGTATCTGCGTGATAGCAAGTTCCACACCAAGGCCCTGTTTGAATTGCTGTCGTCTGACCATAAGTTTGGGTTCATTATAATGGATGGGAACGGTACTACTCTCTTCGGGACCCTGAGTGGCAACTCCCCGAAAGTGCTTCACAAGTTCAGCGTGGACGACCCCTCAAGGAAGCGCGACCGAGAAGGGCAGTCCGCCCTCCCATTCGCGGGTTTGGGATTGGAAAAATGCAACAATTATTTCCGTAAAACGGCTGAGCTGGCAACGCAGTTTTTCATCGACCCCTCAACTGGCCAGCCTGAGGTGACAGGCCTGTTCCTTGTGGGGGCCGCTGGCTTCAAGGTTGGGCTGAGTGACATACGCATGTTCGACCCTCGCCTAGGACCAAAGATCCTTGATATTTATCATACCAGATCTGGAGAGGAGTACGCGTTCGATGTGGCCATTCGCCTTTCTTTAGAGACCATTAACATTGTGAACACCATCCCCGAGAGAAAGTTATTGGGGAAGTACTCTGAGGAGATACGTCAAGATCCGCGAAGATGTGTTTTCGAGGTGGACAAAACACTCGAAGCTCTTGAGATGGGTGCCATCGAGATACTCATTGTCTTGGATTTCCTTGCCATCGACCGCTACACCTTGAAGAACACCTCAACAAGTGAGGTTCTGGTCAAATACCTGAACCAGTACGAGGAGCGCGACAAGGACAACCTTTGTGATTCAGCCACCTCAGGGGGGCTGGTGGTTCAGGAGAAGATGTCCTTGGTGGATTGGCTTGCAAATGAGCATGAGAGGTTTGGGCGTGTACTCAGGTTTGTGATCGACACAATTGGTCCAGGATTTCTGTTTGGGAAGCAGTTCGGGGGTATTGCGGGTATCCTCCGCTACCAACTCGAGGATGGCAAAGAGAAGAAGGTGACCATTGATTTTGAGCCCTTTGGCCCCATGAATGCATTGCTGTATCCGGTGCACAGCATGTTCAACACTGAGGCCATGAAAGAATTGCTGCAGTCGGACCATATGATCGGGTTTATTGTAATGGAGGTGGATGGTGCTCTCTTCGGGACTCGGTGCGGGAGCTCCCGAGAAGTGCTTTACAAGTTCACTGAGGAGGAAATTAAGTACCGCAGGAAGGGGCACAAGAGAGGAGAGCCGCTGTCACCCCATCAATATGCCTGGCTGCAGCTGAGGAAACGTGACCGGGCTATTGGAAGAACAATTGACCTGGCCCCCCAATTCTTCATCGACCCTGCAACGGGCCAACCTAATGTGTCAGGCCTGATCCTGGCAGGGGCTGCTGGCTTCAAGATTTTTCTGTCTCTGTTTTTCGGCGACTTGGACTCGCGCTTGCGTTCAAAGATTCTTAATGTTGTTGATGTCCCTGATGGAGGGGAAAGGGGGTTCAATCAGGCCATTGGGATTTCTGCCTGCTGATGATAGTGCCGATGGGGTTTCCTGCCAACTGGAGCTGATATATGGTCTTTTGTTTATACTGTAATATTTGCATATGCATTTTAGTTCGCGTGCTAAGGtacattaaattaatttctcaTTTATGGTAAGTAACAGATATAATCTTTTACTTGTTTgtgagaattttaaaaataaattagttcGAAAAACGTTGCCAATCTCAGAAGTACATTCGTcctgctagttccacggggcgcaacggaagcaaaaaggaacagaaattcaaaatttcatacccgtgaaactaattccaagacctactagaagagtaagagtaaataaaagcgtacctggaatatttaaagttgtcgaccgagcgtcccacgcatgacgcctctactggtatccacaccgactttgtcgacgagttttcgagatcggcggtgctagcgaccaacactcgaaagaaacaccccgatgcgacacccgaaatttattagactagtaggattaattcaaattgaacaattcaacttgaatttccttacacttatacacgtacacccatatacatgtatatatatctcttatatctaaacatgcatgctgccccttttataagcaatatggggaagacaaattcaaagccccaccgatgtgggattaagaagaatcaaggctccaagtgacatgtgtaagtctaggtgacatcatttaattagtccatgtgtatagctaagtgttatcatacaattggcccatgtttctttctataattggctccaagtggttccataaaaataaccacttagcacaccattaaatctaataaatcgggtctaattaatcggcaaatttaatctcattaaatatccgattaatcggtcgcaccataaatcatctaatctttattagacaattttgttgtttcaaaatatctcgtcaagttagtcgtagtgtgtgaccctgtaggttcccaattacgttgatagtaatatcgaaatctctattttaatattacaaacagtgagcggcatctagcaatgcatcactgttactcaagtaatcggaaagtcaatttctcgacgaatctcgtgacctatattaccgtgtaatataatccattgtcccctatatctctattgagcccaaggcatggtcgatgacatccttgtatggctcaatatttctctttcttggtttaccggttaagtctatcagaacaaatgagctcgatatcgttatatcgactcatttgggtatgcatacacttttagacttaaccaccaagtggccgtgagatatcgctcccgttttgtaggagggacaaatcctatcttggtcactcacattcttttccatgctttgtggcatacccaataactatctttataaccagccagttacggtggcgtttgacagtatcaaaatatacgacattacacgtaggaatccatggtgacctcaagtcaaaggaccattacactatagtcactttgagatatactaatgacagtcacgtaacaacccatgtagcaatctcatggcgggtcagtccaatacacattactcttaatgtatacatgtggtgtgatttgatatctccatatccataacctatgagatttggtcatcaatcaacactcacactagtctaaccgtattaccgttgtcctaattaacgataatactttgactatggacatttaggaataatgttcagtaattataggatctcacaatcaagtcacacttgatgcctattgaacctactattccaaggacattattgtgtaaaatcatatttagcgcaatctacacaataacagatatgcctcgtaatataatgaaatagatatcatattacagaactgattatagattgcctctagggcatacaccaattcccaacaatctcccacttgcactagagccaatctggcatctgtctaatgccaatagatctagtgtgagcctcgtgcttgcgctgcacaagaggcttcgtaagtggatctgcgagattctcatctgttggtattctgcatatcttcacatctcctctgtcgatgatctcgcgaatgagatggaagcgtctgagtatatgtttggatcgctggtgagacctgggttccttagcttgcgcaatggctccattgttgtcacaatagagatccactgggtctacgatgctaggaaccacagcaagttctgtcacgaacttcttgatccaaacggcctcttttgcagcgttagaggcagcaatatactcggcctctgtggtagaatcggctactgtctcctgtttggaactcttccaactcacagcacctccattcaggcagaacacataccctgactgcgatctactgtcgtccttatcggtctggaaactagcatcggtgtaacctcttacaacgagctcttcttcgcctccatataccaaaaacatctccttagtccttcgtaagtacttaaggatgttctttactgcaatccagtgtctttcacctggatctgattggtatcgactcgccatactcaaagcatacgagacatctgatcgagtgcataacatagcatacatgatggatccaatagctgacgcatatggaatcctattcatgcggtccctctcctctcgagtagaaggacactgagccttcgaaaggcttatgccatgtaacataggcagcgaccctttcttagaatcctgcatgctaaatcgccgaagcactttatctatgtatgcactctgacttaggccaagcagtctcttggatctatctctatagatcctaatacctagcacgtaggtagcttcgcctaagtccttcatagagaaacaccttcccaaccaagtcttcacagactgtaaggaaggaatgtcatttccaatcagaagtatgtcgtctacatacaacaccaggaagattactacgctcccactaaccttcttgtaaacacagggttcatcttcattcttgatgaaaccaaactctttgattgcatcatcaaaacgaagattccagctcctagaagcttgcttcagtccataaatagaccgttgtagcttacaaacctttccggcacaatgtagatcgacaaaaccctcaggttgtgtcataaacacatcctcgag of the Punica granatum isolate Tunisia-2019 chromosome 6, ASM765513v2, whole genome shotgun sequence genome contains:
- the LOC116212289 gene encoding eukaryotic peptide chain release factor subunit 1-3-like, producing the protein MPLRPIQPIQTETENLGGFKIITCGERERQKIFNSSCDIFDAHENHWNNWNIEIWKIKKLIKDLDAAQGNGTSIISLIIPPGDQISRVTKMLQDEYETATKSQSPANLLGAITSTQQRLELYGEVPPNGLVLNAGTVLTEDGIEKNVNIDFEPFKPINASLYLRDSKFHTKALFELLSSDHKFGFIIMDGNGTTLFGTLSGNSPKVLHKFSVDDPSRKRDREGQSALPFAGLGLEKCNNYFRKTAELATQFFIDPSTGQPEVTGLFLVGAAGFKVGLSDIRMFDPRLGPKILDIYHTRSGEEYAFDVAIRLSLETINIVNTIPERKLLGKYSEEIRQDPRRCVFEVDKTLEALEMGAIEILIVLDFLAIDRYTLKNTSTSEVLVKYLNQYEERDKDNLCDSATSGGLVVQEKMSLVDWLANEHERFGRVLRFVIDTIGPGFLFGKQFGGIAGILRYQLEDGKEKKVTIDFEPFGPMNALLYPVHSMFNTEAMKELLQSDHMIGFIVMEVDGALFGTRCGSSREVLYKFTEEEIKYRRKGHKRGEPLSPHQYAWLQLRKRDRAIGRTIDLAPQFFIDPATGQPNVSGLILAGAAGFKIFLSLFFGDLDSRLRSKILNVVDVPDGGERGFNQAIGISAC
- the LOC116210143 gene encoding gibberellic acid methyltransferase 2-like, with the translated sequence MMARSSSGESCAESDKWTGGLHRFLCMQGGNHDGSYAKNSEAPASAITLCKPILLAAIRSMRLFAREDEGSHSCSIRVVDLGCATGYNTLATVGMVVESLRERYIGELGFEPEFEAFFSDLPSNDFNSLFRSLSGMDSNEKKPRRYFVAGVPGTFYRRLFPGGKLHVAVSLSALHWLSQIPGEVLDKGSRTWNKGRAWIDGAKEEVVEAYSRQSEEDLDNFLKCRKEEIAEGGILFMLMGGRPNSQEPGNQLGDAESRAKHPFATSMDQAWQDLLNEGLIDEETRDGFNIPAYMRSMEEVERAMLKCGGFEIQKMEYKRIREHSDQKKREELITDPVSHGRAKANLVRATLGPIVEAHIGPHLSEELFQRFERRVSSDVSLLRKTCFYGVIIVCAIRK
- the LOC116212544 gene encoding pentatricopeptide repeat-containing protein At5g56310-like gives rise to the protein MPLPLLPRSSLHFAARELARLLRRCSSLKQLLQVHSFILTRGLLLQEDGALLGDLIGAASSLGFSDYAYLIFTHKAYPSTRLSNAIINSLSQGGSPRDAVLEFGRIRASGLQPDSYSFPFVLRAAARLPGIEPGRQVHCQAIGAGFDCDVHVATALVQFYSASGRISNARRAFDEMSSSGFLPLWNAMIAGLVRAGEANSAAEVFETMPARNVITWTTLIAGFSQLNRPKEAVEIFHRMQLEGPKPDEITMSALLSACAELGALELGEWARGYIGRSRLNWTIPLNNALIDMYSKSGKVDEAVRVFEGMKRKNIISWTTMIAGLSLNGMGKEALDMFNRMQQDQVLPNDITFIAVLSGCCHSGLVQTGFQVFEIMRSRYSMEPKIEHYGCMIDLLGRGGHLREAEDMLRSMPHKANAAIWGSLLAAARTHGDTGLAERALERLAELEPENSGNFALLSNLYAGLGRWKDAGMVRKVLRDMGTKKKRGWSSIELNGEVCEFMAEDGSHVQSGIIYEVLLKINGQLKVVGDVKEEGNDKFD